In one window of Desulforhabdus amnigena DNA:
- a CDS encoding CarD family transcriptional regulator yields MFKLGDLAVYPAHGVGKIESIETKNIGGKKQEFYIMRILENDMKIMIPISNAKSVGLRELLNYNDISRVYEILKSREVSVNGGTWNRRYREYMEKIKTGSIYELAEVLRDLTVLKGDKELSFGERKMLDTARALLLKELSIVQEITEDEVDREISEILK; encoded by the coding sequence ATGTTTAAACTTGGGGACTTAGCCGTTTATCCTGCTCATGGGGTTGGTAAAATCGAATCCATTGAAACGAAGAACATCGGAGGAAAGAAGCAGGAATTTTATATCATGCGCATTTTGGAAAATGACATGAAAATCATGATTCCCATCAGCAACGCCAAATCGGTTGGGCTGAGAGAACTATTAAATTATAATGATATTTCAAGAGTTTATGAAATACTCAAATCAAGAGAAGTTTCTGTCAACGGTGGAACTTGGAATCGGCGATATCGTGAGTATATGGAAAAGATCAAAACCGGTTCCATCTATGAACTGGCGGAGGTGTTAAGAGATCTGACGGTACTCAAGGGTGATAAGGAGCTCTCTTTTGGTGAAAGAAAGATGTTGGATACTGCCAGAGCTTTGCTTTTGAAAGAGCTCTCAATTGTGCAGGAAATTACTGAAGATGAAGTTGACAGGGAGATCAGTGAAATCTTGAAGTGA
- a CDS encoding thioredoxin domain-containing protein, producing the protein MLEEKLRYRVILFLALTGLLVSLLSLLAEFFPWLQSFCAGFSNGCRETEKITLLRLPLWGWGVAYYLLLTVSAWRFKGWLLWWIPAGAGVEVTLLWFMYAMKAPCVFCLGNFMVILLLLLFSVPGLRFWSAASMLQFLFIASFFVMSHENQGVLSEDVKAGVQSDVVAKIGDEIITRQRLEAPLYARISPYEREVYRLKRERLDGLIREMLLEKESKERGISTEKYIDEVVLKKGTQVSEEETDRYLRENQERLKNWRGSQDELRERVRAYLEQEKKLQEINQYVKALEPKYGVTVFLGEPKPPLTQVQVEGSPVLGPEDAPVTVVEFSDYQCPACRHSHGVVRRIREAYAGKLRWFFKDLPLKMHKDAKKAAEAARCAAEQNKFWEYQDVLYSTQEGLSQEQLKNYAQDMRLDTGRFNQCLESGKFGAAIEKEVQEARTVGIDSTPTFVINGKMAAGGPTFEQFKEIIEEELKQSEGKS; encoded by the coding sequence ATGTTGGAAGAAAAGCTGAGATATAGGGTAATATTGTTTCTTGCTCTGACCGGACTCCTGGTTTCGCTGTTGTCGCTGCTGGCGGAGTTTTTTCCCTGGCTGCAATCCTTCTGCGCCGGTTTTTCCAATGGCTGCAGGGAGACGGAAAAGATCACCCTGCTTCGACTTCCTTTGTGGGGATGGGGGGTGGCCTATTATCTCCTGCTGACGGTATCAGCATGGCGCTTCAAGGGCTGGCTTTTGTGGTGGATTCCCGCAGGAGCAGGAGTGGAAGTCACGCTCCTCTGGTTCATGTATGCCATGAAAGCTCCGTGTGTATTTTGTCTCGGCAATTTTATGGTGATCTTGCTCCTTCTTCTTTTTTCCGTTCCAGGGTTGCGCTTTTGGTCAGCCGCTTCAATGCTCCAATTCCTTTTCATCGCTTCGTTTTTTGTTATGTCTCACGAAAATCAAGGGGTACTGTCAGAGGATGTGAAGGCTGGGGTTCAATCGGATGTTGTGGCCAAAATAGGGGATGAAATCATTACGCGTCAAAGATTGGAAGCTCCCCTGTATGCCAGGATTTCTCCTTATGAGCGGGAGGTCTATCGGCTGAAACGGGAGCGACTGGATGGGCTGATCAGGGAAATGCTCCTGGAAAAGGAATCCAAAGAACGGGGAATTTCCACGGAAAAATATATCGATGAGGTTGTCCTGAAGAAAGGAACCCAGGTGAGTGAAGAGGAAACGGACCGGTACCTTCGAGAAAATCAGGAGCGTTTGAAGAATTGGAGAGGGTCGCAAGATGAGCTTAGAGAGAGGGTAAGGGCATATCTCGAGCAAGAGAAAAAATTGCAGGAGATCAACCAATATGTAAAGGCATTGGAGCCCAAGTATGGAGTGACTGTTTTTCTTGGGGAACCCAAGCCTCCCCTCACGCAGGTGCAAGTGGAGGGCAGTCCGGTGCTGGGTCCTGAAGATGCACCGGTGACGGTTGTTGAATTTTCTGATTATCAATGCCCCGCCTGCCGCCATAGTCACGGCGTGGTTCGCCGGATTCGAGAGGCTTATGCCGGCAAACTTCGCTGGTTTTTCAAGGACTTGCCGTTGAAGATGCATAAGGACGCTAAGAAGGCGGCCGAAGCGGCCCGCTGTGCTGCAGAGCAGAATAAGTTCTGGGAGTACCAGGATGTTCTTTATTCTACCCAGGAGGGTCTTTCACAAGAGCAGTTGAAAAACTACGCTCAGGATATGAGATTGGATACCGGCCGTTTCAATCAGTGTCTGGAGAGCGGAAAATTCGGGGCGGCGATAGAAAAGGAAGTTCAGGAAGCCAGGACAGTGGGAATAGACAGCACACCAACTTTCGTCATTAATGGGAAGATGGCCGCAGGAGGCCCAACCTTTGAGCAGTTCAAAGAAATCATCGAAGAAGAGCTGAAGCAGTCGGAAGGAAAATCATAA
- a CDS encoding DUF1844 domain-containing protein has translation MEEKEEKGFVIKDRRKFSMDEAEREPAGETIEEPKAKDEAKAKAEFQEAAKKEEEKSRLSLPEVSFSTFVFSLSSSALVHLGEIPGPDTQRVQVDLPMAKQIIDTLGMLQDKTRGNLDPDEDRLLKTVLYDLRMRYVQKSSQ, from the coding sequence ATGGAAGAAAAGGAAGAAAAAGGTTTTGTGATAAAGGATCGCCGGAAGTTCTCCATGGATGAGGCCGAACGGGAGCCGGCCGGCGAAACCATCGAGGAGCCAAAAGCCAAGGACGAAGCGAAGGCGAAAGCGGAATTCCAGGAGGCTGCAAAGAAGGAAGAGGAAAAGAGCCGTCTATCTCTTCCGGAAGTGTCCTTTTCGACCTTTGTATTTTCCTTGAGTTCATCGGCTCTGGTGCATCTGGGTGAAATTCCCGGGCCCGATACGCAGCGGGTTCAGGTGGACTTGCCCATGGCCAAACAGATCATTGACACGTTGGGCATGTTGCAGGATAAAACCAGGGGAAACCTGGATCCGGATGAAGATCGACTGCTGAAGACGGTTCTCTACGACTTGCGCATGCGTTATGTGCAAAAGAGCAGTCAATAA
- the pth gene encoding aminoacyl-tRNA hydrolase: protein MLIKDGQAGDEARIAVVVGLGNPGKQYALTRHNVGFRVVDCLARRYGINLEEGRFSALWGEGIIAGRQVRLLKPDTFMNRSGVAVAELVHLFGYSAPQILVVHDDLDLPCGRIRLVRKGGAGGHRGVSSIIEHLGSKQFPRVKLGIGRPLRGETVEAFVLEPPYPEEESLFAEMLESGVEAVLTTLQCGLTVAMNQYNRRESRSADS, encoded by the coding sequence ATGCTGATAAAGGATGGCCAAGCCGGTGACGAAGCAAGGATTGCCGTTGTGGTGGGGTTGGGGAATCCTGGAAAGCAATACGCCCTGACCCGTCACAACGTGGGGTTCCGTGTTGTAGATTGTCTCGCTCGAAGATATGGAATCAACCTCGAGGAAGGAAGATTTTCCGCGCTTTGGGGAGAAGGAATCATTGCCGGTCGGCAGGTACGCCTCCTGAAGCCCGATACTTTCATGAATCGAAGTGGTGTGGCTGTCGCCGAGCTGGTGCATCTTTTTGGATATTCCGCTCCTCAGATTCTTGTGGTTCATGATGATCTCGATTTACCCTGCGGACGTATTCGTCTCGTTCGAAAAGGAGGGGCCGGTGGGCACCGTGGGGTTTCATCGATTATCGAGCATCTCGGAAGTAAGCAATTTCCAAGGGTGAAATTGGGTATAGGAAGGCCGTTGCGCGGAGAGACAGTTGAGGCCTTCGTGCTCGAACCTCCCTATCCGGAAGAAGAAAGCCTCTTTGCCGAGATGTTGGAATCGGGGGTTGAAGCGGTATTGACCACTCTTCAATGTGGCCTTACTGTCGCCATGAACCAATATAACAGGCGGGAGTCCCGGAGTGCAGATTCATGA
- a CDS encoding M48 family metallopeptidase: MSFLLYFSERWHRGAALLILTFFCAAMGVTAPKTAWALSLSEEKELGEKILQQIREKLPLIEDGEILTYVQSVGNRVSKQVGTTSYQHNFFVVDQPVPNAFAVPGGNIFIYRGLIEMMSSEGELASILAHELAHIQARHIHRRLEESKILNVATIAGLVAGILLGGSSPEVSRAVVMGSMAGAKSFELKYSRENEEEADQLGFRYLCAAGYPPDDMANIMQKMAQGNWSTSSKIPSYLSTHPALGERVQYLRDLASQQRKKTGSKVSSSGNQGDFPIMQAALIAEYGDPRVALDRFEGDAQKGKTVALYGLGRFYLRQGKVKEAIPLLQQAARQDSASPFILSTLGSAYIEEGRLMEARRVLETALLLEPSASIVHFRLAMVLQEMGQKDAALEHLQQIKDLSPMFPEIDYNLGVLYGQLNRLGLAHYHLGRYYQQKQDWELAFFHYEKARVLLKESPDKLQELDKTLKEVEKKKKKAHWESYRK, from the coding sequence ATGAGTTTTCTCCTGTACTTCTCCGAAAGATGGCATCGGGGGGCCGCACTGCTGATTCTGACTTTCTTTTGTGCTGCCATGGGGGTGACCGCTCCTAAAACCGCCTGGGCGCTCAGCTTGAGTGAAGAGAAGGAGCTGGGGGAAAAGATTCTGCAGCAAATCAGGGAGAAACTGCCCCTCATCGAAGACGGTGAGATCCTCACCTATGTGCAATCCGTGGGAAATCGTGTGAGCAAACAGGTGGGAACAACGTCTTATCAGCATAATTTTTTTGTGGTCGATCAACCTGTCCCCAATGCCTTCGCTGTTCCGGGCGGGAACATTTTCATTTACCGTGGACTCATCGAAATGATGAGCTCGGAGGGGGAGTTGGCAAGTATTCTGGCTCACGAATTGGCTCACATTCAGGCGCGTCACATCCATCGGCGCCTGGAGGAGAGCAAGATTCTCAATGTGGCCACCATTGCGGGTTTGGTGGCGGGCATTTTGCTCGGAGGATCGAGTCCTGAAGTTTCCCGGGCTGTGGTGATGGGGAGCATGGCCGGAGCCAAGAGTTTTGAGCTGAAATACAGCAGGGAAAACGAAGAGGAAGCGGACCAGCTTGGGTTCAGGTATCTTTGTGCCGCTGGATATCCTCCGGACGATATGGCGAATATCATGCAGAAGATGGCTCAGGGAAACTGGAGCACGAGTTCCAAAATTCCCTCTTATCTCTCCACGCACCCAGCCCTGGGGGAACGCGTCCAGTACTTGCGCGATCTTGCTTCGCAGCAGCGGAAAAAGACGGGAAGCAAAGTCTCTTCATCGGGAAATCAAGGGGATTTTCCCATCATGCAAGCGGCTCTCATTGCCGAGTATGGTGACCCCCGAGTCGCACTCGACCGTTTTGAAGGTGACGCGCAAAAGGGCAAAACGGTTGCCTTGTACGGACTGGGAAGGTTCTACTTGAGGCAGGGGAAGGTGAAGGAGGCGATACCTTTGCTGCAGCAGGCTGCGCGTCAGGATTCGGCAAGCCCCTTTATTCTGAGTACGCTCGGTTCGGCCTATATCGAAGAAGGGCGGCTCATGGAGGCGCGTAGAGTGCTGGAGACGGCGCTTTTGCTGGAACCTTCCGCATCCATCGTGCACTTTCGGCTGGCGATGGTTCTCCAGGAAATGGGGCAAAAAGACGCAGCACTGGAACATTTACAGCAAATCAAGGACCTCTCACCCATGTTTCCGGAAATCGATTACAATCTCGGGGTGCTTTACGGGCAACTGAATCGGCTGGGTCTCGCTCACTATCACCTTGGGCGCTATTACCAGCAGAAACAGGATTGGGAACTTGCCTTTTTTCATTATGAAAAAGCCAGAGTGCTGCTCAAGGAATCTCCTGACAAACTGCAGGAACTCGACAAGACACTGAAGGAAGTCGAAAAGAAGAAAAAGAAGGCCCATTGGGAAAGTTACCGAAAATGA
- the ispE gene encoding 4-(cytidine 5'-diphospho)-2-C-methyl-D-erythritol kinase translates to MTIDISVPGKINLWLEVLQKREDGYHELSSLMLPISVYDHLEMGLLDHAGIHLECDHPGVPGDSANLAWKAAESYLKALGERAGVHIKLSKNIPVGAGLGGGSADAAAVLLGMNRLFEYPFPVDKLHQLALMLGADVPFFLYRRPALATGIGENLQELDGIPAYPLVLIKMPVAVSTRWVYQSLKLTRGRSRIKLASFLSHPWQVEDVLENDLETVTQEKFPLLTRMKAWLRGHGAVGALMSGSGPTVFGVFPEKGSAEKAALLAGEEWKDCYVAVAEVLTASPAGEKWF, encoded by the coding sequence TTGACCATAGACATCAGTGTGCCGGGCAAAATCAATCTTTGGCTGGAAGTGCTGCAAAAACGTGAAGACGGGTATCACGAACTCTCCAGCCTTATGCTGCCCATCAGTGTTTACGATCACCTAGAAATGGGTTTGCTTGATCACGCCGGAATTCATCTGGAATGTGATCACCCCGGGGTGCCCGGGGATTCCGCCAATCTTGCATGGAAGGCGGCCGAATCTTACTTGAAGGCGTTGGGGGAGCGTGCGGGCGTGCACATCAAACTGTCCAAAAACATCCCCGTGGGAGCGGGGCTCGGTGGTGGCAGTGCGGATGCTGCAGCGGTCCTTCTGGGGATGAATCGACTCTTTGAATACCCTTTCCCTGTGGACAAACTGCATCAATTGGCTCTGATGCTGGGCGCCGATGTGCCGTTTTTCCTCTACAGGCGGCCTGCCCTGGCCACAGGGATCGGGGAAAATCTGCAAGAGTTGGATGGAATTCCCGCCTATCCACTCGTGCTGATCAAGATGCCCGTCGCCGTTTCTACACGATGGGTTTACCAAAGTTTGAAGTTGACAAGAGGGCGAAGTCGAATTAAACTCGCTTCGTTTTTGTCTCACCCGTGGCAGGTTGAAGATGTACTGGAAAACGATCTTGAAACCGTAACTCAGGAAAAGTTTCCTCTCCTCACTCGGATGAAGGCCTGGTTGCGGGGGCATGGTGCAGTTGGGGCTCTTATGAGTGGCAGCGGCCCCACGGTTTTCGGCGTCTTTCCTGAAAAGGGCTCAGCCGAAAAAGCTGCTCTGTTGGCCGGCGAGGAATGGAAAGATTGTTATGTTGCAGTTGCAGAGGTGTTGACAGCCTCTCCGGCCGGTGAAAAATGGTTTTGA
- the nadD gene encoding nicotinate-nucleotide adenylyltransferase, producing MPERVGIMGGTFDPVHIGHLRAAEETVEALNLDALFFMPAADPPHKTGKKIQPFKHRWRMLQLSLEGHPRFHISDLERRLPGKSYSVITLRKLREEVLPGAELFFLVGLDAFLELDTWWHYKELFQLAHIVALRRPGYSGTEIAGFLKRKISDLYTLNAETAQFDHPQLYPVHYLHNTHLEISSTRIRHLVKEGRSIRYLVLPEVMSYIMTKKLYHLESLIIS from the coding sequence ATGCCTGAGCGGGTGGGAATAATGGGAGGCACTTTCGATCCCGTACACATTGGACATCTCAGGGCGGCGGAGGAAACGGTTGAGGCGCTGAACCTCGATGCTCTTTTTTTTATGCCCGCAGCAGATCCTCCCCATAAAACGGGAAAGAAAATTCAGCCGTTCAAACACCGCTGGCGTATGCTTCAGCTCTCTTTGGAAGGACACCCGCGCTTTCATATTTCGGATCTTGAACGGCGGTTGCCCGGAAAATCTTACTCGGTGATCACTCTTCGCAAGCTGCGTGAAGAGGTGCTGCCGGGTGCCGAGCTTTTTTTCCTCGTGGGGCTGGATGCCTTTCTGGAATTGGATACCTGGTGGCATTATAAGGAGTTGTTCCAACTGGCTCATATTGTAGCTCTGCGAAGGCCCGGGTACAGCGGAACCGAAATAGCCGGCTTTTTGAAACGAAAAATTTCCGACCTTTACACTCTGAATGCTGAAACCGCTCAGTTTGATCATCCTCAGCTCTATCCCGTGCATTACCTTCATAACACTCACCTGGAAATTTCTTCGACTCGAATACGGCATTTGGTCAAAGAAGGAAGATCCATTCGGTATCTGGTTCTTCCGGAGGTCATGAGTTATATTATGACGAAAAAGCTTTATCATCTTGAAAGTCTGATCATTTCATAG
- a CDS encoding ribose-phosphate diphosphokinase, whose protein sequence is MQSRLVILSGNSNPELTRKVCLNLGVEAAKALIGRFSDGEVRVEIQHNVRGKDVYVVQSTCPPVNENLVELLVMIDALKRASARCINVVIPYYAYGRKDQKDKPRVSITARLVADLLTVAGAHRIITVNLHADQIQGFFNIPVEHLFGTRVLLDAIRKDIRGDEVIVAPDAGGVSRARAFASRLNVDLAIMDSRYQNDVRHSFIVGDVSGRRVIILDDMVDTARTLLRAVEGAEAAGAASIVACVVHPVLSGNAVEKLASSALQALTVTDTVPLSQEATGCEKIRVVSIAPMLAEAIRRVHLEESVSSLFSG, encoded by the coding sequence ATGCAAAGCCGGCTTGTCATTTTATCTGGCAATTCCAATCCTGAGCTTACCCGGAAGGTGTGTTTGAACCTCGGAGTGGAAGCTGCAAAGGCTTTGATCGGTCGCTTCAGTGACGGTGAAGTTCGTGTAGAGATTCAACATAATGTCAGGGGAAAAGACGTATACGTCGTCCAGTCTACCTGCCCGCCTGTGAATGAGAATCTCGTTGAGCTCCTCGTAATGATTGATGCACTCAAAAGAGCTTCTGCGCGGTGTATCAACGTTGTGATTCCTTACTACGCCTATGGGCGCAAGGATCAAAAAGATAAGCCCCGGGTTTCCATCACCGCCAGGCTGGTGGCGGATCTTTTGACCGTTGCAGGGGCGCATCGGATCATTACGGTAAATTTGCACGCTGACCAGATCCAGGGCTTTTTCAATATCCCCGTAGAGCATCTCTTCGGAACTCGAGTCCTCCTGGATGCTATACGAAAGGACATCAGGGGGGATGAGGTGATTGTGGCTCCTGATGCCGGGGGGGTTTCCAGGGCTCGTGCATTTGCCAGTCGGCTGAATGTCGACCTGGCCATAATGGACAGTAGATACCAGAATGACGTTCGGCACTCTTTTATAGTCGGTGATGTGTCGGGACGTCGTGTGATCATTCTTGATGATATGGTGGACACTGCACGGACGTTGCTCCGGGCTGTGGAAGGCGCTGAGGCGGCTGGAGCCGCTTCGATAGTTGCCTGCGTTGTGCATCCGGTTCTTTCTGGAAACGCCGTAGAGAAGCTGGCTTCTTCCGCGCTTCAAGCTTTAACTGTTACGGACACGGTTCCCCTTTCCCAGGAGGCTACAGGGTGCGAGAAGATCCGGGTAGTGAGTATAGCGCCGATGCTCGCTGAGGCGATTCGGCGGGTTCACCTGGAGGAGTCGGTGAGTTCCCTCTTTTCTGGATAA
- the serA gene encoding phosphoglycerate dehydrogenase, whose protein sequence is MKVLVSDNLADSGIEKLMSVPEFEVEVNTSLTKEEFQQIIKEYDALVIRSATKVTADVIEAADNLKVIARAGIGLDNVDIEAASKRGIVVMNTPEGNVITTAEHTIAMMLSLSRNIPQATQSLKVGKWEKKRFRGKEVFNKVLGIIGVGRIGRVVADRAKGLKMHVIAYDPYISTEVIDKMGIEGVALDELFARSDYITVHTPMTQETRNILNAEAFAKMKKGVFILNCARGGIVNEDDLLKAIESGIVAGAAMDVFVVEPPKDHPLLALDQVIATPHLGASTDEAQENVATAVADQVIDYLLRGTIRNAVNAPNIDGAVLARLRPYLTLAEKLGSLLAQITRGAIQEIAIEYVGEVTKEDTQPLTISILKGLLTPILGDMVNFVNVPVMVKERNIKVTESMRTEAEDFTTLINVSIKTSEERNLVAGTIFGKKDPRIVRINDFRMESAMEGNLLLIYNIDTPGTIGAIGTCLGRNKINISMMDVGQVLERGQNIIFLQTDSVVPKEVVQELLAMENVNVVQTVKL, encoded by the coding sequence ATGAAAGTTTTGGTCAGTGATAATCTGGCAGATTCCGGTATTGAAAAGCTGATGAGTGTTCCCGAGTTCGAGGTGGAAGTGAACACCAGTCTCACCAAGGAAGAGTTTCAGCAGATCATTAAGGAATACGATGCTCTCGTCATCCGAAGCGCCACAAAGGTGACGGCAGATGTGATCGAAGCTGCCGATAATTTGAAGGTGATTGCCAGAGCCGGAATCGGTTTGGACAATGTGGACATCGAAGCTGCCAGCAAGCGGGGCATCGTGGTCATGAACACTCCTGAAGGAAATGTGATCACCACTGCTGAGCATACCATTGCCATGATGCTTTCCCTCAGCCGGAATATCCCCCAGGCGACACAGTCTCTCAAAGTTGGAAAATGGGAGAAAAAACGCTTCAGAGGCAAGGAGGTCTTCAACAAGGTGTTGGGGATCATCGGTGTGGGGCGCATCGGCCGCGTTGTTGCGGATCGCGCCAAGGGACTCAAGATGCATGTGATCGCCTACGACCCCTATATCAGTACGGAAGTGATCGATAAGATGGGTATCGAAGGGGTCGCCCTGGATGAACTCTTTGCCCGGTCCGACTATATCACCGTGCATACTCCCATGACTCAGGAGACCCGAAACATTCTCAATGCTGAGGCTTTTGCCAAAATGAAGAAGGGGGTTTTCATTCTCAATTGCGCGCGAGGCGGAATTGTAAACGAAGACGATCTTCTCAAGGCCATCGAGTCGGGCATTGTAGCTGGAGCGGCCATGGATGTTTTTGTGGTGGAGCCGCCCAAGGACCACCCCCTTCTCGCCTTGGATCAGGTCATCGCTACACCGCATCTCGGGGCATCCACGGATGAAGCCCAGGAAAATGTCGCCACGGCGGTTGCCGATCAGGTGATCGATTACCTCCTGCGCGGAACCATCCGCAATGCGGTCAATGCTCCCAATATTGACGGTGCCGTGCTGGCCCGGCTGAGACCCTATTTGACACTGGCGGAAAAACTTGGAAGTCTCCTGGCTCAAATCACGCGAGGGGCCATCCAGGAAATTGCCATCGAATATGTCGGTGAAGTCACCAAAGAAGATACCCAGCCGCTGACCATTTCGATTCTCAAGGGTCTGTTGACGCCCATCCTGGGGGATATGGTCAATTTTGTGAATGTTCCCGTTATGGTAAAAGAAAGGAACATCAAGGTTACGGAATCCATGCGGACCGAGGCTGAAGACTTTACGACTCTGATCAATGTCTCCATCAAGACGTCTGAAGAGCGGAACCTTGTGGCAGGAACCATTTTCGGCAAAAAGGATCCGCGCATTGTGCGTATCAATGATTTCCGCATGGAATCGGCTATGGAAGGAAATCTGTTGCTCATCTATAACATTGATACGCCGGGCACCATTGGAGCCATTGGAACATGCCTGGGGCGCAATAAGATCAACATTTCCATGATGGATGTAGGACAGGTTTTAGAGCGGGGGCAGAATATCATTTTCCTCCAGACAGACTCGGTTGTTCCCAAAGAGGTTGTACAAGAGTTGCTTGCTATGGAAAACGTCAATGTAGTCCAGACGGTGAAGCTCTGA
- the rsfS gene encoding ribosome silencing factor, which produces MLEMENEVRACLEGEKQKSLKKVNSVTSMEKALLCARVGAEFKALDLVLLDVSRFTSFADFFVICSGKSSRQVQGIADNVEKSLRDHGIKPLGVEGRIEGQWILMDYGDVIIHIFYEPIRHFYDLESLWSEAKRVQWEEKIES; this is translated from the coding sequence ATGCTGGAGATGGAGAACGAAGTGAGAGCGTGCCTGGAAGGGGAGAAACAGAAAAGCCTGAAAAAAGTGAATAGCGTGACTTCCATGGAGAAGGCTCTCTTGTGTGCTCGGGTAGGAGCAGAATTCAAAGCTTTGGATCTGGTATTACTGGATGTCTCGAGGTTTACTTCTTTTGCGGATTTTTTCGTGATCTGCAGTGGAAAATCCAGCCGCCAGGTACAAGGCATCGCGGATAATGTGGAAAAGAGCCTTCGGGATCACGGGATCAAACCTCTTGGGGTTGAAGGACGCATCGAGGGGCAGTGGATTTTGATGGACTATGGGGATGTGATCATTCATATCTTTTATGAGCCCATTCGCCATTTTTATGATCTGGAAAGCCTCTGGTCGGAGGCCAAAAGGGTGCAGTGGGAAGAAAAGATAGAGTCCTGA
- a CDS encoding 50S ribosomal protein L25/general stress protein Ctc — MDIDLIGQLRNKTGKSAARRLRREEMVPAVLYGPKMEVLSLSVSSRRLERLLRDMGEESRLLNLSIEGSPETGTKKVLIREVQVHPVRRRFLHVDFYEVPLDHPIVVIVPVEPVGDAVGVKKGGTLDLVRRTVSVRCLPGEIPEKIELDVSKLDLGEAIHVRDLAKIVPFELVDDKHLSIVNISAPEGAGKGGAAGEE, encoded by the coding sequence ATGGATATAGATTTGATCGGTCAACTGCGAAACAAAACGGGTAAGAGCGCGGCGCGTAGACTGCGCCGCGAAGAAATGGTTCCTGCGGTTCTTTATGGTCCGAAGATGGAGGTCCTTTCCCTTTCCGTCTCTTCCAGGCGCCTGGAAAGGCTTTTGAGAGATATGGGCGAGGAAAGCAGGCTCCTCAACCTCTCTATAGAGGGTTCACCGGAGACCGGTACGAAAAAGGTATTGATCCGGGAGGTTCAAGTCCATCCGGTACGCAGGCGTTTTCTTCATGTCGATTTTTATGAGGTTCCCCTGGATCATCCCATTGTGGTGATTGTTCCCGTTGAGCCCGTAGGGGATGCTGTGGGGGTCAAGAAGGGGGGAACGCTTGATTTGGTTCGAAGGACTGTTTCAGTGCGTTGCCTGCCCGGAGAGATTCCTGAAAAGATCGAGCTTGATGTCAGCAAGCTCGACTTGGGCGAAGCCATTCATGTCCGCGATTTGGCAAAGATCGTTCCTTTTGAGCTCGTAGACGACAAACACCTTTCCATTGTGAACATATCTGCACCTGAAGGGGCGGGTAAAGGGGGAGCGGCAGGGGAAGAATAA